One region of Rhodocaloribacter litoris genomic DNA includes:
- a CDS encoding tetratricopeptide repeat protein: MPHVPFSTHAARPVFRAPGRIPLLGAIGLCLLLAARPAASQGVDSSLVARFQLAEAYLRGAQFDRAIALLEDLYAESPETHVFFDRLRQAYENVKRYDDAIRLIDARIERTETPMALLAEKGRLLYLKGDEEGARTTWRTALDTLPNHTNTYLTVYRAMLQVRLFDEAIDVLETGRRTLGREDLFQTDLAYLYNLTGEHAKAMVEYLNLLAQNERQLNFVRSRLSRYLEQEDALKASIAVAERAVRQNPLNRAFRELLSWLYLEAGLYREALNVNRAIDRLEQEQGQVLFDFARQAADAGAYDVALEAYEEILARYPGAPAAPEAQFGLAEMYERRAEKTGEQAFDAAGNRIPAPYYDNALNAYRAFLQTYPHHPLYPDVLRRIGRLQQDVFIDLGAAEATLREVADRYAGTEAADRAEYDLGRIALQQNRLDAARLTFSRLIDRLRTGELAELARYELALIHFYQGEFDAARTILEAMKENTSADVANDAIELKVLLVENKGPDSLDTPLRLYARAHLLERQRRPAEALQTLESLLERYGTHPLADDTRFSRARLLRRLGRTEDALIALLELPLLHPHSYLADRSLFTAAQIQEYDLGQPEAARQTYTRLLTEYPSSLLVPEARARIRALRGDGT, encoded by the coding sequence ATGCCACACGTTCCCTTTTCGACGCACGCCGCCCGCCCGGTCTTCCGGGCGCCGGGGCGGATTCCCCTGCTCGGGGCAATCGGCCTGTGCCTGCTGCTCGCCGCCCGCCCGGCCGCCTCGCAGGGCGTCGACAGCAGCCTCGTGGCGCGGTTCCAGCTGGCGGAAGCCTACCTGCGCGGCGCCCAGTTCGACCGGGCCATCGCACTGCTCGAAGACCTCTACGCCGAGAGTCCCGAAACCCACGTCTTCTTCGACCGCCTGCGGCAGGCCTACGAGAACGTCAAGCGCTACGACGACGCCATCCGCCTCATCGACGCACGGATCGAGCGGACCGAGACGCCGATGGCGCTGCTGGCCGAGAAGGGCCGCCTGCTCTACCTGAAGGGCGATGAAGAAGGGGCACGCACCACCTGGCGCACCGCGCTCGACACCCTGCCGAACCACACCAACACCTACCTGACCGTCTACCGCGCCATGCTACAGGTGCGCCTCTTCGACGAGGCCATCGACGTCCTCGAAACGGGACGGCGCACCCTCGGCCGCGAGGACCTCTTCCAGACCGACCTGGCCTATCTCTACAACCTGACCGGCGAGCACGCGAAAGCGATGGTCGAATACCTGAACCTGCTGGCCCAGAACGAACGCCAGCTCAACTTCGTCCGCAGCCGCCTGAGCCGGTACCTGGAACAGGAAGACGCCCTGAAGGCCAGCATCGCCGTGGCCGAGCGTGCCGTGCGGCAGAACCCGCTCAACCGGGCCTTCCGCGAGCTGCTCTCCTGGCTCTACCTCGAAGCCGGCCTCTACCGCGAGGCCCTCAACGTCAACCGCGCCATCGACCGGCTCGAACAGGAACAGGGACAGGTGCTGTTCGACTTCGCCCGGCAGGCCGCCGACGCCGGCGCCTACGACGTGGCCCTCGAAGCCTACGAAGAGATCCTCGCCCGCTACCCCGGCGCCCCGGCGGCCCCGGAAGCCCAGTTCGGCCTCGCCGAGATGTACGAACGCCGCGCCGAAAAGACCGGCGAACAGGCTTTCGACGCCGCCGGCAACCGCATCCCGGCCCCCTATTACGACAACGCCCTGAACGCCTACCGCGCCTTCCTCCAGACCTATCCGCATCACCCGCTCTATCCCGACGTCCTCCGCCGCATCGGCCGCCTCCAGCAAGACGTGTTCATCGACCTCGGTGCCGCCGAGGCCACGCTGCGGGAAGTCGCCGACCGGTACGCGGGCACCGAAGCCGCCGACCGGGCCGAATACGACCTGGGCCGCATCGCCCTCCAGCAGAACCGGCTCGATGCCGCCCGCCTCACCTTCTCCCGCCTCATCGACCGGCTCCGCACGGGCGAGCTGGCCGAACTGGCCCGCTATGAACTGGCCCTCATCCACTTCTACCAGGGCGAGTTCGATGCGGCCCGGACGATCCTCGAAGCCATGAAGGAAAACACGTCCGCCGACGTGGCCAACGACGCCATCGAACTGAAGGTGCTCCTCGTCGAAAACAAGGGGCCGGACTCGCTGGACACCCCGCTGCGCCTGTATGCCCGGGCCCACCTGCTGGAGCGCCAGCGCCGGCCGGCCGAGGCCCTGCAAACCCTGGAATCGCTGCTCGAACGCTACGGCACCCACCCCCTGGCCGACGACACCCGCTTCTCCCGCGCCCGGCTCCTGCGCCGGCTCGGCCGCACCGAAGACGCCCTCATCGCCCTGCTCGAACTGCCCCTGCTCCATCCCCACAGCTACCTCGCCGACCGCAGCCTCTTTACCGCCGCCCAGATCCAGGAATACGACCTGGGCCAGCCGGAAGCCGCCCGCCAGACGTACACGCGCCTCCTGACCGAGTACCCCAGTTCGCTCCTCGTCCCGGAGGCCCGCGCTCGCATCCGTGCCCTCCGCGGCGACGGAACCTGA
- a CDS encoding asparagine synthetase B: MRRLTVLLACLMLALPAGAQDLLIPMDTRQTDHLKAYGVAYWTLSRGVEVDWLLNYRGGSFLISSFPELEQELRIRGVFFEKLGAGQAAQIIAEVEREDRNTAVVRLEKPPRIAVYAPDVTQPWDDAVLLALNYAEVPYDMIYDDEVLAGKLREYDWLHLHHEDFTGQYGKFYTYRAMPWYIEQQRQAEATARRHGFRKVSRLKLAVARTIRDYVLDGGFLFAMCSGTDTFDIALAAHATDIVPAEYDGDPIDPDALNKLDFSETLAFENFTPSFNAQEYEHSNIDTGPPPSQLLNPALDYFTLFEFSAKWDPVPSMLTQNHVATIKGFIGQTTGFRKNLIKPGVVIMAEAPGRDEVRYLHGSFGQGTFTFYAGHDPEDYQHFVNDPPTDLNLHKNSPGYRLILNNILFPAARKKKQKT, translated from the coding sequence ATGCGCCGCCTTACCGTGTTGCTGGCCTGCCTGATGCTCGCACTCCCCGCCGGGGCACAGGACCTCCTCATCCCGATGGACACCCGGCAAACGGATCACCTCAAGGCGTACGGCGTCGCCTACTGGACCCTCTCCCGGGGGGTCGAGGTGGACTGGCTCCTCAACTACCGGGGCGGCTCCTTCCTGATCTCGTCTTTCCCCGAACTCGAACAGGAACTGCGCATCCGCGGGGTCTTCTTCGAGAAACTCGGCGCCGGGCAGGCCGCCCAGATCATCGCCGAGGTGGAACGCGAGGACCGCAACACCGCCGTCGTCCGCCTGGAAAAACCACCCCGCATCGCCGTCTATGCCCCGGACGTGACCCAGCCCTGGGACGACGCCGTGCTCCTGGCCCTCAACTACGCCGAGGTGCCCTACGACATGATCTACGACGACGAGGTGCTCGCCGGAAAGCTCCGGGAATACGACTGGCTCCACCTCCATCACGAAGACTTCACCGGGCAGTACGGCAAGTTCTACACGTACCGGGCCATGCCCTGGTACATCGAGCAGCAACGGCAGGCCGAAGCCACCGCCCGCCGGCATGGCTTCCGCAAAGTGAGCCGGCTCAAGCTCGCCGTGGCCCGGACCATCCGCGACTACGTCCTCGACGGCGGCTTCCTCTTCGCCATGTGCTCCGGCACCGACACCTTCGACATCGCCCTGGCCGCCCACGCCACCGACATCGTGCCGGCCGAGTACGACGGCGACCCCATCGACCCCGACGCCCTCAACAAGCTCGACTTCTCCGAAACCCTCGCCTTCGAAAACTTTACCCCCAGCTTCAACGCACAGGAATACGAGCATTCGAACATCGACACCGGCCCCCCTCCCTCACAACTGCTCAACCCGGCCCTCGACTACTTCACCCTCTTCGAGTTCAGCGCCAAATGGGATCCGGTCCCCTCGATGCTGACGCAGAACCACGTAGCCACGATCAAAGGCTTCATCGGGCAAACCACCGGCTTCCGCAAAAACCTCATCAAACCCGGCGTCGTGATCATGGCCGAGGCACCGGGACGGGACGAGGTCCGCTACCTTCACGGCTCCTTCGGACAGGGCACGTTCACCTTCTACGCCGGGCACGACCCCGAAGACTACCAGCACTTCGTCAACGACCCGCCGACGGATCTGAACCTGCACAAAAACTCTCCCGGCTACCGCCTCATTCTAAACAATATTCTCTTTCCGGCCGCCCGCAAGAAGAAACAGAAGACGTGA
- a CDS encoding acyl-CoA thioesterase translates to MNEVSTYTGPVKTVSATRTVMSEIVLPNDTNGLGNLMGGRLLHWMDVAGAIAAQRHANRVCVTAAVDSVEFNCPIRVGEVVILESRVNRAFNTSMEVQINVWAENPRDQTKRKCNRAFYTFVAIGEDGRPKPVPPIHPETEEERRCYENAAKRREFRLILAGRLRLEEATHIKSDLLAALDAS, encoded by the coding sequence ATGAACGAAGTTTCCACCTATACCGGCCCTGTCAAGACCGTCAGCGCGACCCGCACGGTGATGAGCGAGATCGTGCTGCCGAACGACACGAACGGGCTGGGCAACCTGATGGGCGGGCGGCTGCTGCACTGGATGGACGTGGCCGGCGCCATCGCCGCACAGCGCCATGCCAACCGCGTCTGCGTCACCGCCGCCGTGGATTCGGTGGAATTCAACTGCCCGATCCGGGTGGGCGAGGTGGTCATCCTCGAAAGCCGGGTCAACCGGGCCTTCAACACCTCGATGGAGGTGCAGATCAACGTGTGGGCCGAAAACCCGCGCGACCAGACGAAGCGCAAGTGCAACCGGGCCTTCTACACCTTCGTCGCCATCGGGGAAGACGGGCGCCCGAAGCCGGTGCCGCCGATCCATCCGGAGACGGAAGAAGAGCGCAGATGCTACGAAAACGCCGCCAAGCGCCGCGAATTCCGCCTGATCCTGGCCGGGCGCCTCAGGCTCGAGGAGGCCACGCACATCAAGTCGGACCTCCTCGCAGCCCTCGACGCCTCGTGA
- the rfbD gene encoding dTDP-4-dehydrorhamnose reductase, with protein MPPSPAMLFKRVLITGANGLLGQELVAQMSRFPDYDLLATARDPAPHFEQGAGGYVPLDITDHAAVRNLFQDFTPDTVINCAAMTQVDRCETDREACWRVNVDAVEHLARCCYQHGSRLVQVSTDFVFDGENGPYRETDRPHPISFYGKSKLASENAARGAGLDRWAVARTILVYGTGNRLSRSNIVLWVLDQLSRGKKIRVVTDQWRTPTYVVDLAAGIERIVRFNKSGIFHLSGREMFSIYEFAHRIARIFDLDASLIHPTDGTRFRQEAPRPPRTGFIILKAETELGYKPHSTDAALRHLGQRLGLPVTTP; from the coding sequence GTGCCCCCGTCCCCTGCCATGTTGTTCAAGCGCGTGCTGATCACCGGCGCCAACGGCCTGCTCGGGCAAGAGCTCGTCGCCCAGATGAGCCGCTTTCCCGACTACGACCTGCTGGCGACCGCGCGGGACCCGGCGCCCCACTTCGAGCAGGGGGCGGGCGGATACGTCCCGCTGGACATCACGGACCACGCCGCGGTACGCAACCTCTTCCAGGACTTCACGCCGGACACGGTCATCAACTGTGCGGCCATGACACAGGTGGACCGCTGTGAGACCGACCGCGAAGCCTGCTGGCGCGTCAACGTCGACGCCGTCGAGCACCTGGCCAGGTGCTGCTACCAGCACGGCAGCCGCCTCGTCCAGGTCTCGACGGACTTCGTCTTCGACGGCGAAAACGGCCCCTACCGGGAGACGGACCGGCCCCACCCGATCAGCTTCTACGGCAAGTCGAAGCTGGCCTCGGAGAACGCCGCACGCGGTGCCGGCCTCGACCGCTGGGCCGTGGCCCGGACCATCCTGGTCTACGGCACCGGCAACCGCCTCAGCCGTTCGAACATCGTGCTGTGGGTGCTCGACCAGCTCAGCCGGGGGAAGAAGATCCGCGTCGTCACCGACCAGTGGCGCACCCCCACCTACGTCGTCGACCTGGCCGCCGGCATCGAACGGATCGTCCGCTTCAACAAGTCCGGCATCTTCCATCTCTCCGGGCGCGAGATGTTCTCCATCTACGAGTTCGCCCACCGCATCGCCCGCATCTTCGACCTGGATGCCTCCCTCATCCACCCGACCGACGGCACCCGCTTCCGGCAGGAAGCCCCGCGCCCCCCGCGCACCGGCTTCATCATCCTGAAGGCCGAAACCGAACTGGGCTATAAACCCCATTCCACCGACGCGGCCCTCCGCCACCTCGGCCAGCGTCTCGGCCTTCCGGTCACCACGCCGTGA
- the serS gene encoding serine--tRNA ligase produces MLDLHFIREHPERVRQAIRDKRAGDVKTVDAVLAADERRRALQTELQELQHHVNTRSKEIGTLMKAGRREEAQAIIAETGQMKERIKALDEEMRAAEARLERLLLELPNVPHPSVPVGHSPEDNVVVHEEGTPPAFDFEPLPHWELADRHHLIDFERGAKVTGAGFPFYVGAGARLQRALLNFFLDLAVREGGYTEIQPPYVVNADSATGTGQLPDKEDLMYEVPRDGLYLIPTAEVPVTNFFRGEILDEADLPVRFCAYTPCFRREAGSYGKDVRGLNRLHQFDKVELVQFVHPEQSYEALEALREDAERVLRRLGLPYRRLLMCTGDMGFTQAKKYDLEVWSAGQQRWLEVSSVSNFEAFQARRMQIRYRPAGGGKPVVLHTLNGSGLAFPRVVAALLEHYQQPDGTIHIPDALQPYTGFDRIG; encoded by the coding sequence ATGCTGGACCTCCACTTCATCCGCGAGCACCCCGAGCGCGTGCGCCAGGCCATCCGGGACAAACGGGCCGGCGACGTCAAGACGGTCGACGCCGTGCTGGCGGCCGACGAACGCCGCCGCGCACTCCAGACCGAACTGCAGGAATTGCAGCACCACGTCAACACGCGTTCGAAGGAGATCGGCACGCTCATGAAAGCGGGCCGGCGGGAAGAGGCGCAGGCGATCATCGCCGAGACGGGGCAGATGAAGGAGCGGATCAAGGCGCTCGACGAGGAGATGCGGGCGGCCGAGGCCCGGCTCGAACGGCTGCTCCTGGAACTCCCCAACGTGCCGCACCCGAGCGTGCCCGTGGGCCACAGCCCGGAAGACAACGTCGTCGTACACGAGGAAGGCACGCCACCCGCCTTCGACTTCGAGCCGCTGCCCCACTGGGAGCTGGCCGACCGGCACCACCTGATCGACTTCGAGCGCGGCGCGAAGGTGACCGGCGCTGGCTTCCCGTTCTACGTGGGCGCCGGGGCCCGCCTCCAGCGCGCCCTCCTCAACTTCTTCCTGGACCTGGCCGTGCGCGAGGGCGGCTATACCGAGATCCAGCCCCCCTACGTGGTCAACGCGGACAGCGCCACCGGCACGGGACAACTCCCCGACAAGGAGGACCTGATGTACGAGGTCCCGCGTGACGGCCTCTACCTGATCCCCACCGCCGAGGTGCCGGTGACCAACTTCTTCCGGGGCGAGATCCTCGACGAGGCCGACCTGCCGGTCCGGTTCTGCGCCTACACGCCGTGCTTCCGGCGGGAGGCCGGCTCCTACGGCAAGGACGTGCGCGGCCTCAACCGCCTCCACCAGTTCGACAAGGTGGAACTCGTCCAGTTCGTCCATCCCGAACAGAGCTACGAGGCGCTCGAAGCGCTGCGCGAGGACGCCGAGCGGGTCCTCCGCCGGCTCGGGCTTCCCTACCGCCGCCTGCTCATGTGCACCGGCGACATGGGCTTCACGCAGGCGAAGAAGTACGACCTGGAGGTCTGGAGCGCCGGCCAGCAACGCTGGCTGGAGGTCTCCTCCGTCTCCAACTTCGAGGCGTTCCAGGCACGGCGCATGCAGATCCGCTACCGCCCGGCCGGCGGCGGCAAGCCGGTGGTGCTGCACACGCTCAACGGCAGCGGCCTGGCCTTCCCCCGCGTCGTGGCGGCCCTCCTCGAGCACTACCAGCAGCCCGACGGCACCATCCACATCCCCGACGCCCTGCAGCCCTACACCGGCTTCGACCGGATCGGTTGA
- a CDS encoding B12-binding domain-containing radical SAM protein, with amino-acid sequence MRKRSIGILEIVSRTGHQNWYGRIMRANLASIMPQCVAVWCEQLGHDVAITYHNGPHPLTEPLPDDLDLVIIGAFTQSAQVAYALSNYYRAKGAVTVLGGPHARCYPEDACRYFDYVLGFTDRALIEEVVQECAPHRPRGRYLSAPRQPASLPSVRERWPHIRRLLEKAPLIKVVPMIGSLGCPYTCSFCVDAVVPYQPLDFDEMKADLRFVREQMERPIVGWHDPNFGVRFNDYLDAIEEAVPPGSVEFIAESTLSLLSEPNVKRLQKNGFRAILPGIESWFDMGYKTKTGRTQGQEKVDRVAEQVNMILRHLPYLQANFVLGLDTDEGDAPFELTKRFLDAAPGAFPAYSMLTAFGRSAPLNLEYQRQDRVIPFPFHFLNNNGAMNVRPRNYTWPEFYDRMIDLHAHSFSRRAIANRLRANRGWIPKLMNVVRAVTFEGWGKIRYFKTVRRLLDEDRAFRAFFEQETTEIPPFFVEQIRHDLGWLWDWLPEGALHHDPYAYLKAEGLAAPEVMAQA; translated from the coding sequence ATGCGCAAACGTTCCATCGGCATCCTGGAGATCGTCTCCCGGACGGGTCATCAGAACTGGTACGGGCGCATCATGCGGGCCAACCTGGCGAGCATCATGCCGCAGTGCGTGGCCGTGTGGTGCGAGCAGCTCGGCCACGACGTCGCCATCACCTACCACAACGGCCCCCACCCGCTCACCGAGCCGCTCCCGGACGACCTCGACCTCGTCATCATCGGCGCCTTCACGCAGTCGGCCCAGGTCGCCTACGCGCTGAGCAATTACTATCGCGCAAAGGGCGCCGTGACCGTCCTCGGCGGTCCGCACGCCCGCTGTTACCCCGAAGACGCCTGCCGGTACTTCGACTACGTCCTCGGTTTCACCGACCGGGCGCTCATCGAAGAGGTGGTGCAGGAATGCGCGCCCCACCGGCCCCGGGGGCGCTACCTCTCGGCGCCCCGCCAACCCGCCTCCCTGCCGAGCGTGCGCGAGCGCTGGCCTCACATCCGCCGCCTGCTCGAAAAGGCCCCGCTGATCAAGGTGGTGCCCATGATCGGCAGCCTGGGCTGCCCCTACACGTGCAGCTTCTGCGTCGACGCCGTGGTGCCCTACCAGCCCCTCGACTTCGACGAGATGAAGGCTGACCTGCGCTTCGTCCGCGAGCAGATGGAGCGGCCCATCGTCGGCTGGCACGACCCCAACTTCGGCGTCCGCTTCAACGACTACCTGGACGCCATCGAGGAAGCCGTACCGCCCGGCAGCGTCGAGTTCATCGCCGAGAGCACCCTCTCCCTGCTCTCCGAACCCAACGTGAAGCGGCTCCAGAAAAACGGCTTTCGCGCCATCCTGCCCGGCATCGAGTCGTGGTTCGACATGGGCTACAAGACCAAGACGGGCCGAACGCAGGGCCAGGAGAAGGTCGACCGGGTGGCCGAGCAGGTCAACATGATCCTCCGGCACCTGCCCTACCTGCAGGCCAACTTCGTCCTGGGACTCGACACCGACGAGGGCGACGCCCCCTTCGAACTGACCAAGCGCTTCCTCGACGCGGCCCCCGGCGCCTTCCCGGCCTACTCGATGCTCACCGCCTTCGGCCGCAGCGCCCCCCTCAACCTCGAATACCAGCGGCAGGACCGCGTCATCCCCTTCCCCTTCCATTTCCTCAACAACAACGGCGCCATGAACGTCCGGCCCAGGAATTATACCTGGCCGGAGTTCTACGACCGGATGATCGACCTGCACGCGCACTCGTTCTCGCGCCGCGCCATCGCGAACCGGCTGCGGGCCAACCGGGGCTGGATCCCGAAGCTGATGAACGTCGTCCGCGCGGTCACCTTCGAGGGGTGGGGCAAGATCCGGTACTTCAAGACGGTGCGCCGCCTGCTCGACGAGGACCGCGCCTTCCGCGCCTTCTTCGAGCAGGAGACCACCGAGATCCCGCCGTTCTTCGTCGAGCAGATCCGCCACGACCTGGGGTGGCTGTGGGACTGGCTCCCCGAGGGCGCCCTCCACCACGACCCGTACGCCTACCTCAAGGCCGAGGGCCTCGCCGCACCGGAGGTCATGGCGCAGGCGTGA
- a CDS encoding DUF433 domain-containing protein — MISWQDHIVSDPGICHGKPCIKGTRIMVSVVLDNLAAGLTPEEIVDEYPPLTRDDVAAAMAYAAMLAREEELIPLR; from the coding sequence ATGATTTCCTGGCAAGATCATATCGTCTCGGATCCTGGCATCTGTCATGGCAAGCCCTGTATCAAGGGCACCAGGATCATGGTTTCCGTCGTGCTGGACAACCTGGCCGCCGGGCTGACGCCGGAAGAAATCGTGGATGAATATCCCCCGCTGACCCGCGACGACGTGGCCGCAGCCATGGCCTACGCCGCCATGCTGGCCCGCGAAGAGGAATTGATTCCGCTGCGATGA
- a CDS encoding DUF5615 family PIN-like protein — translation MSPVSVKLDENLGRRHVHLLRQAGYEADRITDQGLSGAHDDVVWQRVCADQRFFITLDLDFSDVRRFPPGTHAGILLLRPSNRSRDAVAVVLTRVLREHVLENLKGCLVVADEQHTRIRRPGGSA, via the coding sequence ATGAGCCCCGTTAGCGTGAAGCTGGATGAAAACCTGGGGCGTAGGCATGTGCACCTGCTACGGCAGGCAGGCTATGAGGCGGACCGCATAACGGATCAGGGACTCTCCGGCGCACACGACGACGTGGTGTGGCAGCGCGTCTGTGCCGATCAACGTTTCTTTATCACCCTTGACCTCGACTTCTCGGACGTTCGGCGTTTCCCGCCGGGTACCCATGCCGGTATCCTCTTGCTCCGTCCGTCCAACCGGAGCCGAGACGCGGTGGCCGTCGTGTTGACCCGTGTGCTCCGCGAACATGTCCTCGAAAACCTGAAAGGGTGTCTCGTCGTCGCGGACGAACAACATACGCGCATCCGTCGTCCCGGTGGTTCCGCATAG
- a CDS encoding IS5 family transposase (programmed frameshift) has protein sequence MSHPQENPLPTIWRVPDELWHTIEALLLELDPPARTGRPRIDQRAALDGIIYRLRTGCQWNQLPKAFGDDASVHRTMQRWVDRQVFPAIWAHLVKACDELGGVDYAWQAADGAMGKARFGGDATGPNPTDRGKKGVKRSILVEADGGPLSVVIDGANRHDTKLLAATLEAMVVERPEPSRAQPQHLCLDKGYDNPTGHETVARFGYIGHIRRIGEEKLDENQEKTYPARRWVVERTLSWLSKCRGLLVRYEKKAQNFLALLQLACGLLWYRRLYRLKSVLR, from the exons ATGAGCCATCCCCAAGAGAACCCGCTGCCAACCATCTGGCGCGTGCCTGATGAACTCTGGCACACCATCGAAGCCCTCCTCCTTGAACTCGACCCACCCGCCCGCACCGGACGCCCGCGCATCGACCAACGCGCCGCCCTCGACGGCATCATCTACCGCCTGCGCACCGGATGCCAGTGGAACCAACTGCCCAAAGCCTTCGGCGACGACGCCTCGGTCCATCGCACGATGCAGCGCTGGGTCGATCGCCAGGTCTTCCCCGCCATCTGGGCCCATCTTGTAAAGGCCTGCGACGAACTCGGGGGCGTCGACTACGCGTGGCAAGCAGCCGATGGCGCCATGG GGAAAGCCCGTTTCGGTGGGGACGCGACGGGCCCCAACCCCACCGATCGGGGCAAAAAGGGCGTCAAACGCTCGATTTTAGTTGAAGCCGACGGCGGCCCCCTTTCCGTGGTGATCGACGGAGCCAACCGCCATGACACGAAGTTGTTGGCAGCAACGCTCGAGGCGATGGTTGTCGAACGCCCTGAGCCGAGCCGGGCGCAACCGCAGCACTTGTGCCTCGACAAAGGCTATGACAACCCGACCGGGCATGAGACGGTAGCGCGTTTCGGCTACATAGGCCACATCCGCCGCATCGGGGAGGAAAAGCTCGACGAGAACCAGGAGAAGACCTACCCGGCACGGCGCTGGGTGGTTGAGCGGACGCTGTCGTGGTTGTCCAAGTGTCGGGGTCTGTTGGTGCGCTATGAGAAGAAGGCGCAGAACTTCTTGGCGCTGTTGCAACTGGCCTGCGGGTTGTTGTGGTATCGGCGACTCTACAGGCTCAAGTCCGTTTTGAGATAG
- a CDS encoding DUF3368 domain-containing protein has protein sequence MRDTRLVTVLQRDLGRGEAEAIALALERNADLVLLDEREGRRAARRLGLSVTGVLGLLVEAKAKGHVATLRPLVDALRQVAGFYVHDEVYRAVLRQVGE, from the coding sequence GTGCGAGACACCCGGCTCGTCACCGTTTTGCAACGCGATCTGGGGCGTGGTGAAGCCGAGGCCATCGCCCTGGCCCTGGAGCGGAACGCGGATCTGGTCCTGCTGGACGAGCGGGAGGGACGCCGGGCTGCACGACGGCTGGGCCTGTCGGTGACGGGCGTGCTGGGCCTTTTGGTGGAAGCCAAAGCGAAGGGCCACGTTGCGACCCTCCGCCCGCTCGTCGACGCCTTGAGACAGGTGGCCGGTTTCTATGTGCATGACGAGGTGTACCGGGCGGTGCTCCGGCAGGTCGGGGAATAA
- a CDS encoding UPF0175 family protein: MKQILDIPQDILDSARMTVAELKIELAVHLYEQGRLSLGKACELAEMSLWQFRQLLAARRIAPHYDVDDLAGDITTLQALGRL; encoded by the coding sequence ATGAAGCAGATCCTGGATATACCGCAAGACATTCTCGATTCGGCCCGCATGACCGTTGCGGAGCTGAAGATAGAACTGGCTGTGCATCTGTACGAGCAGGGACGTCTCTCGCTCGGAAAGGCATGTGAGTTGGCCGAGATGTCGCTATGGCAGTTCCGGCAACTTCTGGCCGCTCGACGCATTGCCCCACATTATGATGTGGACGACCTGGCCGGGGACATCACTACGTTGCAAGCTCTGGGGCGCTTGTGA
- a CDS encoding methylated-DNA--[protein]-cysteine S-methyltransferase gives MPALPQPPEKESTFTSPEVLEEMIQRLVKQVPDTGHDVKIYLHPIATPLGPLLAGTTGEGVCLLEYADLPRLSRQLTRLASRWNAAFVAGLSALHTRLAAELDAYFAGRLRTFTVPVLERGTPFQRAVWAALRSVPYGRTCSYGALARQLGRAGAVRAVARANGANPIALLIPCHRIIGTDGSLTGYGGGLWRKRWLLRHEGATFTDEAAQLTLAL, from the coding sequence ATGCCCGCGCTGCCTCAACCTCCCGAAAAAGAATCCACCTTTACGAGCCCGGAAGTGCTCGAAGAGATGATCCAACGGCTGGTGAAGCAAGTCCCGGATACCGGCCACGATGTGAAGATCTATCTGCACCCGATCGCAACCCCGCTCGGTCCTCTGCTCGCCGGAACGACCGGGGAAGGCGTGTGCCTGCTCGAATACGCGGATCTGCCCCGGCTGTCGAGACAGCTGACCCGCCTGGCCAGCCGGTGGAACGCCGCCTTCGTCGCCGGCCTCTCGGCCCTCCACACGCGGCTGGCGGCGGAGCTGGACGCCTACTTCGCCGGCCGCCTGCGCACCTTCACGGTGCCGGTGCTGGAACGGGGCACGCCGTTTCAACGGGCGGTGTGGGCGGCACTCCGGTCCGTTCCCTACGGCCGGACGTGCTCCTACGGCGCGCTGGCCCGGCAGCTCGGCCGTGCGGGCGCCGTCCGCGCCGTCGCCCGGGCCAACGGGGCTAACCCCATCGCCCTGCTCATCCCCTGCCACCGCATCATCGGCACCGACGGCTCGCTGACCGGCTACGGCGGCGGCCTGTGGCGGAAGCGGTGGCTCCTGCGCCACGAAGGCGCCACGTTCACGGACGAGGCGGCCCAGCTCACCCTGGCCCTGTAG